One Burkholderia gladioli genomic window, CGGCAAGGTGCCGTGCCTGGTGATGGAGGACGGCGCGGCCGTGTTCGATTCGCGCGTGATCTGCGAATACGTCGACACGCTGTCGCCGGTCGGCAAGCTGATCCCGGCCTCGGGCCGCGAACGCGTCGAGGTGCGGTGCTGGGAGGCGCTCGGCGACGGCGTGCTCGACGCCTCGGTCGGGATCCGCATCGAGAACGTGCAGCGCACCCCCGAGCAGCGCAGCGAGGCCTGGATCGCGCGCCAGCAGCGCAAGATCGACGACGGCCTGGTGGCCATGTCGCAGGGCCTCGGCGGCAAGCCGTGGTGCGCCGGCAACCACTACACGCTGGCCGACGTCACGCTCGGCTGTGCGCTCGGTTATCTCGATTTCCGCATGCCGGAGCTGGGCTGGCGCGAACGCCATCCCAATCTCGACAAGCACTACCAGAAGCTGTCGCAGCGCCAGACCTTCATCGACACGGTGCCGCAGGACTGAGTCGCGAGCTGGCCGCCCGTCAGCAAGAACGCCCCGCCGGGATCAGCCGGCGGGGCGTTTTTTTCATGCATGCGCGGCAGCGCCGACGCTTGAGGCCAGCGCCGGCCGAGGCTCAATCGTAGGCCGCGTAGGCGGCGTCGCCGATCGTGAAGGTATCGCTGCGCGACACCGGCCACCAGGTGTCGTAGAGCGTGAGGCCGAGCTTCTCGCCGCCGAGCAGCGCGCCCGGCTTCACATACTTGAGCAGTTGCGACATCAACCGGACCTCGTGCGGCGCGATACGCTGCACGATGTGATGCGCGCGCAGGTCGGCCGGATGCGCGAGGCCGGCGGCCTGCACCAGTTCCTGCAGCGCGTGCAGCGTGTTGCGGTGGAAGTTGTAGACGCGCTCGGACTTGTCGGGCACCA contains:
- a CDS encoding glutathione S-transferase family protein; amino-acid sequence: MMKLIGSLSSPYVRKARIVLAEKKIDYKLELENVWAADTTIHAANPLGKVPCLVMEDGAAVFDSRVICEYVDTLSPVGKLIPASGRERVEVRCWEALGDGVLDASVGIRIENVQRTPEQRSEAWIARQQRKIDDGLVAMSQGLGGKPWCAGNHYTLADVTLGCALGYLDFRMPELGWRERHPNLDKHYQKLSQRQTFIDTVPQD